tttcacggtaatttacctctctaaacaaatcggtaaatgactgaaaaacagcaaatgatgtcagaacgtgttggaaattgatgacgtcgctttgaatgctacgtactgaacgcaaaaatagactggagttcaaataagtttaaaaaacattgaagtgcccgtgtaacagatgagttctcgtccgaagccctgatactccgaaagagattgtccagtttgtacacgaagtgcggccagtttttgccgtaaccctctctactctcttgcacatgctatgtgggtgaaatgatgatccaagtttcaacattttcagagttcattttgtagcgattttcaatttcacggtcatttacctctctaaacaaatcagtaaatgactgaaaaacagcaaatgatgccagaacgtgttggaaattgatgacgtcgctttgaatggtgcgtattaaacgcaaaaatagtctggagttcaattaagtttaaaaaacatgaagtgctggtgtaacagatgagttctcgtccgaagccctgatactccgaaagagattgtccagtttgtacacgaagtgcgtccagtttttgccgtaaccccctctactctcttgcacatgctatgtgggtgaaatgataataccatgccaagtttcaacattttcagagttcattttgtagcgattttcaatttcacggtcatttagctctgaaaacaaatcggtaaatgactgaaaaacagcaaataatgtcagaaagtgttgaaaattgatgacgtcgctttggatgctgcgtactgaacgcaaaaatagtctggagttgtaataagtttaaaaaagtgaagtgccggtgtaacagatgagtttttgtccgaaaccggccctgatacttcgaaagagattgtccagtttgtacacgaagtgcatccagtttttgccgtattgtccagtttgtacacgaagtgcatccagtttttgccgtaacataagaagtccggagttgtaataagttattaaaattaaAAAAGAGGCGCTTgttaattagcttcaagcctttcggaatagtgtagactgcactgcacatagctccatgcagtctaccctattcctcaaggcttgaagctaagcaacgtgaaggtgagcattgcgcctcttcttcatcgtctctgcactaagggcttataaaccgctcctagtgcctctctcttcgcgaggtgggactaaaaaacagcttagtaagaaactatagtaccggttcatgccacgaaccggtactaaagatgctcgtggggccacagcctcattagtaccggttcgtgaaacgaaccggtgctaaaagtTGGCCatgaaccggcactaaagagctcctcccgcctagccgttggaaccggcactaatggacacattagtgccggctcaaaatcaaaccgacactaatgtgcttcacatttgaccctttttctactagtgtataaTTTCCGAGTATGTCACATTTATTTATATTCTTGGGGTATACATTTTTTTGGGTATGTCTCCAGTATCATTTATAGGTATGTCTTTCTGGTATATCCCCATGCAAAAGTATATCAGTTTTGTGTACATCTCCAAGGAATATAAGTGTACTAGAAAAAGTATATGGATACGATATCTTAGGTATATGTACGAATGAAAAAATTGGCCGTCGGCATCAACATGTTTTGTACAAACCTAAAACACAAAAAATAACTAGGATGACATATTGTATTATTTGTCCACGTTAATTTGTATAGGGAAATTAATTGTCAAAAAGTGCAACCCAACCTTAATTTTCTTTAAATGTTAGATACCTTGAAAATTAAATCATTTAAAAAATACACAAGAACATCCATTGGTTATACGATACCATTGGTATACTCAATAGGTATATAGATATACCCAATGAGTATACATATTTTTTGTGGACATTAGGGATACAGTACATTGGGTATATGATACCATGGGTATACCCAACGTATACCGAATAGGAGGTCTGTTGTACTCTTATCATCGTTGGGTATATGAAACCATGGGTATCATACATTAGTCATATGATATATGGGTATCATACATTAGTCATACGATATATCTGgtatcatacatttgatgtgtatATATGACAACGCCCAAAATACAGGCACCCAATACCTGTTGAGTAACAATTATACAACATGATTCACCTTATTAAAAAAAGTATATGGGTACAATATCTTAGGTATATGTATGAGCAAAACTATTGGTTCTCGGTACGCACATGCTTTCTACATACCTAAAAGTAAGAAAGATAACTAGGACGACGTATTATATTTTTGTTGACCATTGAAATAGTAGGAAAGGCTCGTACTGCATATATATTATTTGGTCACATTAAATTATATAGATAAATTAGTCGTTAAAAATTTCAGACCAGCCTTATTTTTTCTTAAAAGTTTAGATACCTTGAAATTAAATATATCTTGTGTATATACGTAGACACACCATCTTTTTTGTAGAACCGACACTATCGTGCATTAGTATAGAAGAAACACCATACAATTTTGTTTTGGGAAGGAACTATTGCTAGCAAATAAATAGAATacaattttttgaaagcaatccTAGACCATTATGATAATAATGCATGCAAACAGAATATGGAAAGCTATTATTACGTGGATTGTATAGCATGCACTAATGGATATGACTTGCCGTAATGGGTCTAGGTGCCCCACACAATAAAAAATGCATGGTAACTTATATTCATTAATTGTGTGGTAACTTATATACACCTAAATCATACATTTATTGGCACCCATTACTATCTACATGCATATGTCTAAGATCTGACAGTCACGAGTTAAGGAGTCTGGGCACCTAGgtgtcatatatatatatatatatatatatatatatatatatatatatatatatatatatatatatatatatatatatatatatatatatatatatatatatatatataaatgcaTAGAAACTTGCTGAATGTTGCATGTGCTTTACATAGAACTTTAATCATGCATGGTCAATTCTATGTAAATATTCACTTAGCACTTGTATTCAGAGGCCAACTAATTCACATGTGCCAactggaagaagaagaagaagaaaaacattATTTAGAAGCCTATGCCTATCTTCTGGCAATCCATGTAAATACAAGTGTTAAAAAGTCGCCGGTATCTAAAGATGGACACAGAATCTGCAAAACAATCTAGGAGTGAAAGAAAACAACACTTGTAGGAGACTGCGAGTAAAGATGTGAACTATGCCAGGGCCCATCCTTCCAGGTGCCAAAGGGCTTGTGGAACGCGCGCCTTCCGCTCAGGATTAAGGTGTTTTTCTGGCAATTGTTCCGCAATAGATTGCCCACTTCGGCTAACGTCGCCAAACGCAATGGGCCGTCGACTGGTCTGTGTGCGATTTGTAACGTCCTGGAGGACGCGACCCATGTTTTCTTCCAATGCCCTCTGGCACGTTTTGCTTGGAGTGCCGTCCGTGCTGCAGCCAACTCCTCCTGGGATCCCCGGTCAGCGTCTGACCTCGCAACCATACTAGGCTCGTTTCACGGTGGCAACAGCCGCGTGCTCTGGAGTTGTTTCGGTGCCTTGACCTGGGCAGTCTGGCTCACTAGGAACAAACTTGCTATCGAGGGTATCTTCCCTTCTCACCCTGCTAACATAATCTACAAATGCAACCTTCTTCTGCAGCAGTGGAGTCCGTTGGCGAAGCGCAAGGATGCTGAAAAACTGAAGCTCGCCCAAGATCGCCTTCGTCAGATCTACGTTTTGGCTAGGGAGCCATCTGCCACCTCTGCGCCGTGAAGTGGCCTTTTGTCTTGCGAGCGAGCCTGCGTGCTCTATGCTCTGCCTCCGGGCCTGTATTTTGCCTTGCTGCGTGCTACTGCTGGCCTGGTCTAGACTTGTGCGCCTTCGGGCGGTCGTGGTCTGAGCCTCCGTGCTCTGTTTCGAAACTTATGTCTGAGCCTCCGAGCTCGTGTTCGCGGTCCTAACGCTGTCTGTTACGCTGCCTATGTTgtgggctttattaatttaaagccggacgcTTTTAGCGTCTTCGTTCTAAAAAAAGTAAAGATGTGAGTCCCAAGTAAGTATACCATTCCAGCGTGAGCTACCAGCTCCAAATTCACAGCAGCCGACAAACCTCCAAGAAGCACGCAGCGGCCGCTATGGTCATCGTCACCGGTACACTCTGCACAGCTGCCACAGCACTGCCCCAGCTCACCTCCTTTGCAGCAATCACTCGAGTATGCTGCAGGCCTCACAAGTGCTGTTTTCAGTGAAGGCATGCTTCCAAGCAAAGGAACGTTACCGCCGAAAGAGTCAAGCAGCAGCCAGACGAGGCTGGGGATTGCTATCCTAGGCCGGCAATCACAGAGGAAATCACAGCCGCTGATGCTGAGACGCTTCACCGACTGGGACGAGATCTTGCAAAGGGATAATATACAGGACGCCATGATCAGATCCTCCAGTGCCGGGCAGCTTGCGAGATCGAGAATGTTTGCTTCTAAAGCCGTATCAGTGAGCTCCAGTTTTCTCAAATGCCGGGAGACCAGAGGAGGGTTTCCCAGTCTGATGAAGGAGACGTTGAGCACCTGAGCTTGGCCCGACAAAATCCGTCGGATCCAAACTTGGACGTGCGCGTCGTCTTCCTCCACCAATCCGTCGAAGTCCAGCTTGGCCTCTTCCAGAATCGGACCATGGTCGCCGGGGGGCAGCAAGGCGTGCAAGAAATCCTTCAGATGTTGGGGCCTGTCCCACCCGTCCTTGGGGCTGATGCGCAGGCGACGGATGGATCTCCAGGCGTGGCGCCAGCGGCCGGCGAGCACGCTCGTCCGGACCGCGTCATTCGGCGGCACGAAGCCGAGGACGTGCTGGAGGACGCCGTCCGGCAGAGCGCTGAGCCGATCTTCGCTGCCCGGCATGGATGCTTTACTGTCGAACGGGTAGTGAGCGCCACCGCGCTGGGTCGATGCTGTTGTGACAAGAAAACAATGAGGAAATGAAGCAAagaagcgggggggggggggggggggggggggggggggggggacacaggTGGAAGACGAGCTTACCTCGCCGGAGGCTTAGCTTGAATGAATCGTCC
This genomic window from Aegilops tauschii subsp. strangulata cultivar AL8/78 chromosome 4, Aet v6.0, whole genome shotgun sequence contains:
- the LOC109759454 gene encoding MEIOTIC F-BOX protein MOF, yielding MPGSEDRLSALPDGVLQHVLGFVPPNDAVRTSVLAGRWRHAWRSIRRLRISPKDGWDRPQHLKDFLHALLPPGDHGPILEEAKLDFDGLVEEDDAHVQVWIRRILSGQAQVLNVSFIRLGNPPLVSRHLRKLELTDTALEANILDLASCPALEDLIMASCILSLCKISSQSVKRLSISGCDFLCDCRPRIAIPSLVWLLLDSFGGNVPLLGSMPSLKTALVRPAAYSSDCCKGGELGQCCGSCAECTGDDDHSGRCVLLGGLSAAVNLELVAHAGMVYLLGTHIFTFFRTKTLKASGFKLIKPTT